Proteins from a genomic interval of Streptomyces sp. Tu6071:
- the pafA gene encoding Pup--protein ligase: MDRRIFGLENEYGVTCTFRGQRRLSPDEVARYLFRRVVSWGRSSNVFLRNGARLYLDVGSHPEYATPECDNITELVTHDKAGERILEGLLTDAERRLHEEGIAGDVYLFKNNTDSAGNSYGCHENYLVARHGEFSRLADILIPFLVTRQLLCGAGKVLQTPRGAVFCVSQRAEHIWEGVSSATTRSRPIINTRDEPHADAERYRRLHVIVGDSNMSETTMLLKVGATDLVLRMIEAGTVMRDLTLENPIRAIREVSHDITGRRKVRLASGREASALEVQREYYEKALDFCERRGINTGTVAQVLELWGRTLDAIESEDLDRIGTEIDWVMKYKLIERYRAKHNMTMSNPRVAQIDLAYHDIHRRRGLYYLLEKKGQAARICNDLRIFEGKSVPPQTTRARLRGDFIRRAQEQRRDFTVDWVHLKLNDQAQRTVLCKDPFRSVDDRVEKLIAGM; this comes from the coding sequence ATGGACCGCCGCATTTTCGGGCTGGAGAACGAGTACGGCGTCACGTGCACGTTCCGGGGACAGCGCCGTCTGTCTCCGGACGAAGTGGCGCGGTACCTCTTCCGCCGTGTCGTGTCATGGGGCCGCAGCAGCAATGTCTTCCTGCGCAACGGCGCCCGCCTCTACCTCGACGTGGGCTCGCATCCGGAATACGCCACCCCCGAATGCGACAACATCACCGAACTGGTGACCCACGACAAGGCCGGTGAGCGCATCCTCGAAGGATTGCTCACCGACGCGGAACGCCGCCTGCACGAGGAGGGAATCGCGGGCGACGTCTATCTCTTCAAGAACAACACCGACTCAGCGGGCAACTCCTACGGCTGTCACGAGAACTACCTCGTGGCCCGGCACGGGGAGTTCTCCCGGCTCGCCGACATCCTCATTCCCTTCCTCGTCACCCGGCAGTTGCTGTGCGGGGCCGGAAAGGTGCTCCAGACCCCCCGGGGCGCGGTCTTCTGCGTCAGCCAGCGGGCGGAGCACATCTGGGAGGGCGTCAGCTCGGCGACCACCCGTTCCCGGCCGATCATCAACACCCGGGACGAGCCGCACGCCGACGCCGAGCGCTACCGCAGGCTCCACGTCATCGTCGGCGACTCGAACATGTCCGAGACCACCATGCTGCTCAAGGTCGGCGCCACCGACCTCGTCCTGCGGATGATCGAGGCCGGCACGGTCATGCGCGACCTCACCCTGGAGAACCCGATCCGGGCGATCCGCGAGGTCAGCCACGACATCACGGGCCGCCGCAAGGTCCGCCTCGCGAGCGGCAGGGAGGCGTCCGCGCTGGAGGTGCAGCGCGAGTACTACGAGAAGGCGCTCGACTTCTGCGAGCGCCGCGGCATCAACACCGGCACCGTCGCCCAGGTCCTCGAACTGTGGGGCCGGACCCTCGACGCGATCGAGTCGGAGGACCTCGACCGGATCGGTACCGAGATCGACTGGGTCATGAAGTACAAGCTGATCGAGCGGTACCGCGCCAAGCACAACATGACGATGTCGAATCCGCGGGTCGCGCAGATAGACCTCGCCTATCACGACATCCACCGCCGCCGGGGGCTGTACTACCTCCTGGAGAAGAAGGGACAGGCCGCGCGGATCTGCAACGACCTGCGCATCTTCGAGGGCAAATCCGTTCCCCCGCAGACCACGCGGGCGCGGCTGCGCGGCGATTTCATCCGCCGGGCACAGGAGCAGCGGCGCGATTTCACGGTGGACTGGGTGCACCTCAAGCTCAATGACCAGGCGCAGCGCACGGTGCTGTGCAAGGACCCCTTCAGGTCGGTCGACGACCGGGTGGAGAAGCTCATCGCCGGAATGTGA
- a CDS encoding FKBP-type peptidyl-prolyl cis-trans isomerase: protein MHRRLAAFIIVPALALVATACGGDDDSKDKADSSSSPSASAPAESSAPKPVSSASPMPTVSGAKDKQPKITIPKGEPSKKFVVHSESAGDGKTVKKGDFVSFDFTGKIWKSGKDFGSTYDKGGQPQVIQAGSAGIIPAFAQAMAGHKEGERVLVVAPPSAGFGAQGNQQAGVAADDTLVFVVDINKIVPTTEVKGTQASIPSDLPQIKVDDKTHKADITIPKNDPPTKLTSKVLIQGKGEKIESGNNVIMEYSGAAWKINEGKKPATLFDTSANRGEPFVTPIGTGAVIPGWDKGLVGKHVGDRVLLVIPPADGYGDQAQGDTLPAKSTLVFAVDVVGVAK, encoded by the coding sequence GTGCATCGCCGACTCGCAGCCTTCATCATCGTGCCCGCCCTGGCACTCGTCGCCACCGCCTGCGGTGGTGACGACGACAGCAAGGACAAGGCCGATTCGTCCAGCTCGCCCTCGGCGTCCGCTCCCGCCGAGTCCTCGGCGCCCAAGCCGGTCTCCTCGGCCTCGCCGATGCCCACGGTCTCCGGTGCCAAGGACAAGCAGCCCAAGATCACGATCCCCAAGGGCGAGCCGAGCAAGAAGTTCGTCGTCCACTCCGAGAGCGCGGGCGACGGGAAGACCGTGAAGAAGGGCGACTTCGTCTCCTTCGACTTCACCGGCAAGATCTGGAAGAGCGGCAAGGACTTCGGCTCGACCTACGACAAGGGCGGCCAGCCGCAGGTCATCCAGGCGGGCTCCGCGGGGATCATCCCCGCCTTCGCCCAGGCCATGGCCGGGCACAAGGAGGGTGAGCGCGTCCTCGTCGTCGCCCCGCCGTCGGCCGGCTTCGGCGCCCAGGGCAACCAGCAGGCCGGGGTCGCCGCCGACGACACGCTCGTCTTCGTCGTCGACATCAACAAGATCGTCCCGACCACCGAGGTCAAGGGCACGCAGGCGTCGATCCCCTCGGACCTGCCGCAGATCAAGGTCGACGACAAGACCCACAAGGCCGACATCACGATCCCGAAGAACGACCCGCCCACGAAGCTCACCAGCAAGGTGCTCATCCAGGGCAAGGGCGAGAAGATCGAGTCCGGCAACAACGTGATCATGGAGTACAGCGGCGCCGCCTGGAAGATCAACGAGGGCAAGAAGCCCGCGACCCTCTTCGACACCTCCGCCAACCGCGGCGAGCCCTTCGTGACCCCGATCGGCACCGGCGCCGTCATTCCCGGCTGGGACAAGGGCCTCGTCGGCAAGCACGTCGGCGACCGCGTCCTCCTCGTGATCCCGCCGGCCGACGGCTACGGCGACCAGGCCCAGGGCGACACCCTCCCGGCCAAGTCCACCCTCGTCTTCGCGGTCGACGTCGTCGGCGTCGCGAAGTGA
- a CDS encoding FKBP-type peptidyl-prolyl cis-trans isomerase, protein MSIEKPEVDFPGGEPPAELEIKDIWEGDGPVAKAGDNVRVHYVGVAFSTGEEFDASWNRGAPLAFPLGAGRVIAGWDQGVQGMKVGGRRQLVIPPHLAYGSQSPSPLIKPNETLIFVCDLVSV, encoded by the coding sequence GTGAGCATCGAGAAGCCCGAGGTCGACTTCCCCGGTGGCGAGCCCCCGGCGGAGCTGGAGATCAAGGACATCTGGGAGGGCGACGGTCCCGTGGCGAAGGCCGGGGACAACGTCCGCGTCCACTACGTGGGTGTCGCCTTCTCCACCGGCGAGGAGTTCGACGCGAGCTGGAACCGCGGCGCGCCGCTCGCCTTCCCGCTCGGCGCCGGCCGCGTCATCGCGGGCTGGGACCAGGGCGTGCAGGGCATGAAGGTCGGCGGTCGCCGCCAGCTCGTCATCCCCCCGCACCTCGCCTACGGCAGCCAGTCCCCGAGCCCCCTGATCAAGCCCAACGAGACGCTGATCTTCGTCTGCGACCTCGTCTCCGTCTGA
- a CDS encoding helix-turn-helix transcriptional regulator has protein sequence MAIAKAERLMNLALCLLGTRRPLSKRELRESIEAYLEAASDEAFNRMFERDKDDLRELGLVIETVEGLDGEIGYRAGRDSNRLPPITLDAEEAAALGLAAKVWQQARLAGAASGALQKLRAAGLPEDVDPYGTHTALEPRIPVHEAAFEPLMLACRDRRPVVFDYRKSTAPRPEARHVEPWALECWRGHWYLAGYDRERGAERVFRLSRITGRVRATRGAFTSEVPPVVTVRETVAAWAGENADRSAFIRLRAGSGYPLRAKAINVRSVDGEWDELEIPYGHGLDAWLVEFGPDVVVLEPAELRADVLDRLRAVAAS, from the coding sequence ATGGCGATTGCCAAGGCCGAGCGGCTCATGAACCTCGCGCTGTGCCTGCTCGGGACCCGCAGGCCGCTGAGCAAGCGTGAGCTGCGCGAGTCCATCGAGGCGTACCTCGAAGCCGCCTCGGACGAGGCGTTCAACCGCATGTTCGAGCGCGACAAGGACGACCTGCGCGAACTCGGCCTCGTCATCGAGACGGTGGAAGGACTCGACGGCGAGATCGGCTACCGCGCGGGCCGCGACAGCAACCGCCTGCCGCCCATCACGCTCGACGCCGAGGAGGCCGCGGCCCTCGGCCTCGCCGCGAAGGTCTGGCAGCAGGCCCGGCTCGCCGGAGCCGCGAGCGGCGCCCTCCAGAAGCTCCGCGCCGCGGGTCTCCCCGAGGACGTCGACCCCTACGGCACCCACACCGCGCTCGAACCGCGCATCCCCGTCCACGAGGCCGCCTTCGAGCCGCTCATGCTCGCCTGCCGCGACCGACGCCCCGTCGTCTTCGACTACCGCAAGTCCACCGCGCCGCGCCCCGAGGCCCGGCACGTCGAGCCCTGGGCCCTGGAGTGCTGGCGCGGCCACTGGTACCTCGCCGGGTACGACCGCGAGCGCGGCGCCGAGCGCGTCTTCCGCCTCTCCCGCATCACCGGCCGGGTCCGCGCCACGCGCGGCGCCTTCACCAGCGAGGTCCCCCCGGTCGTCACCGTCCGCGAGACCGTCGCCGCCTGGGCCGGTGAGAACGCCGACCGCAGCGCCTTCATCCGGCTGCGTGCGGGCTCCGGCTACCCGCTGCGCGCCAAGGCCATCAACGTGCGGTCCGTGGACGGCGAGTGGGACGAGCTGGAGATCCCGTACGGGCACGGGCTCGACGCCTGGCTCGTCGAGTTCGGCCCCGACGTGGTCGTCCTGGAACCGGCCGAGCTGCGCGCCGACGTGCTCGACCGGCTGCGCGCCGTGGCCGCGAGCTGA
- a CDS encoding helix-turn-helix transcriptional regulator: protein MAANAIDQTRRMLSLVTYLRERPGAYVADVARAFGITEDELISDLDVLPLCGTSFRGGDLLDIDTDGERIWWHNADDVAAPLRLAADEATALLVAARAVTTLPGLRESDRQALLRATAKLETAAGDTAGASSRLSVTFESEGGVFAEVDRAIAERRRLWLRYYSPARDELTEREVDPIRLFAVGHTYMEAWCRLSEDRRTFRLDRVAAIRILDEPSAPPEMELRDLSAGLVQPAADDPEVTVEVAPAGRWVAEYYPHDKAEELPDGGLRITLRTPDPASLRRLALRLGADGRIVAPGELATSARAAAKQALAAYGEEL from the coding sequence ATGGCGGCCAACGCCATCGACCAGACCCGGCGGATGCTCTCGCTCGTCACCTACCTGCGCGAGCGGCCGGGCGCCTATGTCGCCGACGTGGCGCGGGCCTTCGGCATCACCGAGGACGAACTCATCTCGGACCTCGACGTGCTGCCGCTGTGCGGGACCAGCTTCCGCGGCGGTGACCTGCTCGACATCGACACCGACGGCGAGCGCATCTGGTGGCACAACGCCGACGACGTCGCGGCCCCGCTCCGGCTCGCCGCCGACGAGGCGACCGCGCTCCTCGTCGCGGCCCGCGCCGTCACGACCCTGCCCGGACTGCGCGAGAGCGACCGGCAGGCGCTGCTGCGCGCGACCGCCAAGCTGGAGACCGCCGCGGGGGACACCGCGGGGGCGAGCAGCAGGCTCTCGGTGACCTTCGAGTCCGAGGGCGGCGTCTTCGCCGAGGTGGACCGCGCGATCGCGGAGCGGCGCCGGTTGTGGCTGCGCTACTACTCGCCCGCGCGCGACGAGCTGACCGAGCGCGAGGTGGACCCCATCCGGCTCTTCGCCGTGGGCCACACCTACATGGAGGCGTGGTGCCGCCTCTCCGAGGACCGGCGCACCTTCCGCCTCGACCGCGTCGCCGCGATCCGCATCCTCGACGAGCCCTCCGCGCCTCCGGAGATGGAGCTGCGCGATCTGTCGGCCGGACTCGTGCAGCCCGCGGCCGACGACCCCGAGGTCACCGTCGAGGTCGCGCCCGCCGGACGCTGGGTCGCCGAGTACTACCCGCACGACAAGGCCGAGGAACTCCCCGACGGCGGACTGCGGATCACGCTGCGCACCCCCGACCCGGCCTCCCTGCGCCGCCTCGCGCTCCGGCTCGGCGCCGACGGCCGTATCGTCGCGCCCGGCGAGCTGGCCACGAGCGCCCGCGCGGCGGCGAAGCAGGCCCTCGCCGCGTACGGCGAGGAGCTGTGA
- the tatA gene encoding Sec-independent protein translocase subunit TatA, whose product MFGKIGAPEIILILVVVVLLFGAKKLPDMARSLGKSARILKSEAKAMKSEGKQDEAAPADPPADQAVPRTIQAAPGDVTSSRPVAEPSDTTKR is encoded by the coding sequence ATGTTCGGAAAGATCGGCGCCCCCGAGATCATCCTCATCCTCGTCGTCGTGGTGCTGCTGTTCGGCGCGAAGAAGCTTCCCGACATGGCCCGTTCGCTCGGCAAGTCCGCGCGCATCCTCAAGAGCGAGGCCAAGGCGATGAAGTCCGAGGGCAAGCAGGACGAGGCCGCCCCGGCCGACCCGCCGGCCGACCAGGCGGTGCCGCGGACCATCCAGGCCGCCCCCGGCGACGTGACCAGCTCCCGCCCGGTCGCCGAGCCCTCGGACACGACCAAGCGCTGA
- the tatC gene encoding twin-arginine translocase subunit TatC codes for MLKSARTHAEKDPEGRMPLMDHLRELRNRLAKGVLGIVVVTIVAAFFYQDIVDFVTRPIMHSVGCTETFSDLAQREKGECARIVMNGLLSPFSLAIKVSLMAGVVGSSPIWLYQLWGFIAPGLHRNEKKYAFGFVGAGVPLFLVGAFLAYRTLPTMAKVLLDFTPTNAENQLPLDDLLNLITRMVLVFGASFELPLLLVMLNLTHIITGKRMLSWWRWMIMGITVFAAVATPSTDPVSMLALAGPIWVLYFGATLFALLNDRRRAVNDPYAGLDDDEAAPLDLSPADIGAVERVGSPRALPEQTDRDRINGYDDVT; via the coding sequence TTGCTGAAGTCTGCCCGCACACACGCCGAGAAGGACCCCGAGGGGCGCATGCCGCTCATGGATCACCTCCGTGAGCTGCGCAACCGTCTCGCCAAGGGGGTCCTGGGGATCGTCGTCGTGACGATCGTGGCCGCGTTCTTCTACCAGGACATCGTCGACTTCGTGACGCGCCCCATCATGCACTCGGTGGGCTGCACGGAGACGTTCTCGGACCTGGCCCAGCGGGAGAAGGGCGAGTGCGCGAGGATCGTCATGAACGGGCTGCTCAGTCCCTTCAGCCTGGCGATCAAGGTCTCGCTCATGGCCGGCGTCGTCGGTTCCTCACCGATCTGGCTCTACCAGCTGTGGGGCTTCATCGCGCCCGGCCTGCACCGCAACGAGAAGAAGTACGCCTTCGGTTTCGTCGGCGCGGGCGTCCCCCTCTTCCTCGTCGGCGCCTTCCTGGCCTACCGCACGCTGCCGACGATGGCGAAGGTGCTGCTGGACTTCACCCCGACGAACGCCGAGAACCAGCTGCCCCTGGACGACCTGCTCAACCTCATCACGCGCATGGTGCTGGTCTTCGGCGCCTCGTTCGAGCTGCCGCTGCTCCTCGTCATGCTCAACCTGACCCACATCATCACCGGCAAGCGGATGCTGAGCTGGTGGCGCTGGATGATCATGGGCATCACGGTCTTCGCCGCCGTGGCCACCCCCAGCACCGACCCCGTCAGCATGCTCGCCCTGGCCGGTCCCATCTGGGTCCTCTACTTCGGCGCGACCCTCTTCGCGCTCCTCAACGACCGGCGCCGCGCCGTCAACGACCCGTACGCGGGTCTCGACGACGACGAGGCCGCCCCCCTCGACCTGAGTCCCGCGGACATCGGCGCGGTCGAACGCGTCGGCAGCCCCCGCGCCCTCCCGGAGCAGACCGACCGCGACCGCATCAACGGCTACGACGACGTGACCTGA
- a CDS encoding diacylglycerol kinase yields the protein MTSEITLFVNPTAGRGRGAAAARPAARVLRDAGFRVRTVVGTDAEDAASRAKEAVAAGTAALVAVGGDGLLSLALGAVAGTRTPLGVIAVGSGNDFGRSLGLPVRAPAEAAAVIARALREDTHRAVDLGRVAGRWYGTVLATGFDSRVNDRGNRMRLPLGRFRYDLAILAELAAFRPTPYRLRLDDGPVREIEATLVAVGNSTSYGGGMRICADARLDDGLLDITVVGPCSRATLLKVFPRVYRGTHLTHPVVTSYRAGRVELDAAGLTGYADGEPLGPLPLTATAHPAALRLLAPPRKTARG from the coding sequence GTGACCAGCGAGATCACCCTCTTCGTGAACCCCACGGCCGGTCGCGGCCGGGGCGCCGCGGCAGCGCGGCCCGCAGCCCGTGTCCTCAGGGACGCGGGCTTCCGCGTGCGGACGGTCGTCGGCACCGACGCCGAGGACGCGGCCTCGCGCGCGAAGGAGGCCGTCGCCGCCGGGACGGCCGCGCTCGTCGCGGTCGGCGGGGACGGGCTGCTCTCGCTCGCGCTCGGGGCCGTCGCGGGGACCCGTACCCCGCTCGGCGTCATCGCGGTCGGCAGCGGCAACGACTTCGGGCGCTCGCTGGGCCTGCCGGTACGGGCGCCCGCCGAGGCCGCCGCGGTCATCGCGCGGGCGCTGCGCGAGGACACGCACCGCGCCGTCGACCTCGGCCGCGTCGCGGGGCGCTGGTACGGCACCGTCCTCGCCACCGGCTTCGACTCGCGCGTCAACGACCGGGGCAACCGGATGCGGCTCCCGCTCGGCCGCTTCCGCTACGACCTCGCGATCCTCGCCGAACTCGCCGCCTTCCGGCCCACCCCCTACCGGCTGCGCCTGGACGACGGGCCCGTGCGCGAGATCGAGGCGACGCTCGTCGCCGTGGGGAACTCGACCTCGTACGGCGGCGGCATGCGGATCTGCGCGGACGCGCGGCTCGACGACGGCCTCCTCGACATCACCGTCGTCGGGCCCTGCAGCCGCGCCACGCTCCTCAAGGTCTTCCCGCGCGTCTACCGGGGCACCCACCTGACGCACCCCGTCGTCACGAGCTACCGCGCCGGTCGCGTGGAGCTCGACGCGGCGGGCCTCACCGGATACGCGGACGGCGAACCGCTCGGCCCCCTCCCGCTCACCGCGACGGCCCACCCCGCCGCGCTGCGCCTCCTCGCGCCGCCCCGCAAGACGGCCCGGGGCTGA